One part of the Vicia villosa cultivar HV-30 ecotype Madison, WI linkage group LG6, Vvil1.0, whole genome shotgun sequence genome encodes these proteins:
- the LOC131609906 gene encoding U11/U12 small nuclear ribonucleoprotein 65 kDa protein-like isoform X3: MLASLKFLGKVLSAEKASKPIANEEKSSAAQLGKDSITPVVKNENVTKPIDGDTKSGGLPIPEPIAHKLGVDYPFPPHIEYAYPPPDGNIQTSIVNALIAVPRFYTQLYT, translated from the exons ATGCTGGCATC GTTGAAATTTCTTGGTAAAGTCTTGTCAGCCGAGAAAGCTAGTAAGCCAATTGCAAATGAGGAAAAAAGCAGCGCAGCTCAGCTGGGAAAAGACTCTATAACACCAGTGGTGAAGAATGAAAATGTAACCAAACCTATTGACGGAGACACAAAATCAGGAGGCCTTCCTATTCCTGAGCCAATTGCCCATAAACTTGGTGTTGATTATCCATTTCCTCCTCATATTGA GTATGCTTATCCTCCACCAGATGGAAATATACAGACCAGCATCGTGAATGCTCTAATTGCTGTTCCCCGCTTTTACACTCAG
- the LOC131609906 gene encoding U11/U12 small nuclear ribonucleoprotein 65 kDa protein-like isoform X2: MLASLKFLGKVLSAEKASKPIANEEKSSAAQLGKDSITPVVKNENVTKPIDGDTKSGGLPIPEPIAHKLGVDYPFPPHIEYAYPPPDGNIQTSIVNALIAVPRFYTQGCQPHLSRLIL; this comes from the exons ATGCTGGCATC GTTGAAATTTCTTGGTAAAGTCTTGTCAGCCGAGAAAGCTAGTAAGCCAATTGCAAATGAGGAAAAAAGCAGCGCAGCTCAGCTGGGAAAAGACTCTATAACACCAGTGGTGAAGAATGAAAATGTAACCAAACCTATTGACGGAGACACAAAATCAGGAGGCCTTCCTATTCCTGAGCCAATTGCCCATAAACTTGGTGTTGATTATCCATTTCCTCCTCATATTGA GTATGCTTATCCTCCACCAGATGGAAATATACAGACCAGCATCGTGAATGCTCTAATTGCTGTTCCCCGCTTTTACACTCAG
- the LOC131609902 gene encoding uncharacterized protein LOC131609902 isoform X4 yields MYWQNWSRNTSSENERPMGFDQFYDWLDGQTHNPNRISAQMPARYVQENGRNNGLQQNDSIWWSFISFAAGSVRNLSPTQHRFLLMLFAGTLSVLTKTCTTQFESFQFGKTTYTPEEAFYTFFLEVAHIISFIICWIITFILILPLQHALQIFFGLLCSAIIYFVRMEEKTSTSGVHVAWGDSLKVPLFWFAFIQAVGFSLIIGLMVLLIVCLSWEFIHKENPRAVEVSSQILVGMLLSIYLAMWMWWPNYSASGVYVACGGLFKSPMFWVAILEVVGIFIISGLVTLLIAYLSWKFIYKGNPRAVAVSLISDE; encoded by the exons ATGTACTGGCAGAACTGGAGCAGGAATACATCAAGTGAAAATGAGAGGCCCATGGGATTCGATCAG TTTTATGATTGGTTGGACGGGCAGACACATAACCCGAATAGAATATCAGCTCAGATGCCCGCGAGATATGTTCAG gaaaatggaagaaataatggaCTCCAACAAAATGATTCTATCTGGTGgtcttttatttcttttgcagcTGGGAGTGTGCGAAATCTTTCTCCAACACAACATAGATTCTTACTAATGTTATTCGCAGGCACCCTAAGTGTCCTCACAAAAACCTGCACCACTCAATTTGAATCCTTTCAATTTGGAAAAACCACATACACCCCTGAGGAAGCATTTTATACATTCTTCCTGGAAGTAGCACATATCATCAGTTTCATAATATGCTGGATTATAACTTTTATCCTCATTTTGCCGCTACAACATGCACTCCAAATATTTTTTGGGCTACTTTGTTCAGCAATCATTTATTTTGTTCGGATGGAAGAAAAGACTTCGACTTCAGGGGTTCATGTGGCTTGGGGAGACTCACTTAAGGTGCCTCTGTTTTGGTTTGCATTTATACAGGCTGTTGGGTTTTCTCTTATTATTGGGTTAATGGTATTGCTAATTGTTTGTTTGAGTTGGGAGTTCATACATAAAGAAAACCCTAGAGCTGTGGAAGTTAGTTCACAAATATTGGTGGGGATGCTATTGTCCATTTATTTGGCCATGTGGATGTGGTGGCCAAATTATTCAGCTTCAGGGGTTTACGTGGCTTGCGGCGGCTTATTCAAGTCGCCTATGTTTTGGGTTGCAATTTTAGAAGTTGTTGGGATTTTTATTATTAGTGGGTTAGTGACGTTGCTAATTGCTTACCTGAGTTGGAAGTTCATATATAAAGGGAACCCAAGAGCTGTGGCAGTTAGTTTGATTTCCGATGAATGA
- the LOC131609902 gene encoding uncharacterized protein LOC131609902 isoform X2, with product MQAPIWGADLAPWHGIEQEEFDLDDWASVGEADLAPQHEIEQGEFDPVDWNWSRNTSSENERPMGFDQFYDWLDGQTHNPNRISAQMPARYVQENGRNNGLQQNDSIWWSFISFAAGSVRNLSPTQHRFLLMLFAGTLSVLTKTCTTQFESFQFGKTTYTPEEAFYTFFLEVAHIISFIICWIITFILILPLQHALQIFFGLLCSAIIYFVRMEEKTSTSGVHVAWGDSLKVPLFWFAFIQAVGFSLIIGLMVLLIVCLSWEFIHKENPRAVEVSSQILVGMLLSIYLAMWMWWPNYSASGVYVACGGLFKSPMFWVAILEVVGIFIISGLVTLLIAYLSWKFIYKGNPRAVAVSLISDE from the exons ATGCAG GCACCAATCTGGGGGGCAGATTTGGCTCCATGGCATGGTATAGAGCAGGAGGAATTTGATCTTGATGATTGG GCATCAGTCGGGGAGGCAGATTTGGCTCCACAGCATGAAATAGAGCAGGGGGAATTTGATCCTGTTGATTGG AACTGGAGCAGGAATACATCAAGTGAAAATGAGAGGCCCATGGGATTCGATCAG TTTTATGATTGGTTGGACGGGCAGACACATAACCCGAATAGAATATCAGCTCAGATGCCCGCGAGATATGTTCAG gaaaatggaagaaataatggaCTCCAACAAAATGATTCTATCTGGTGgtcttttatttcttttgcagcTGGGAGTGTGCGAAATCTTTCTCCAACACAACATAGATTCTTACTAATGTTATTCGCAGGCACCCTAAGTGTCCTCACAAAAACCTGCACCACTCAATTTGAATCCTTTCAATTTGGAAAAACCACATACACCCCTGAGGAAGCATTTTATACATTCTTCCTGGAAGTAGCACATATCATCAGTTTCATAATATGCTGGATTATAACTTTTATCCTCATTTTGCCGCTACAACATGCACTCCAAATATTTTTTGGGCTACTTTGTTCAGCAATCATTTATTTTGTTCGGATGGAAGAAAAGACTTCGACTTCAGGGGTTCATGTGGCTTGGGGAGACTCACTTAAGGTGCCTCTGTTTTGGTTTGCATTTATACAGGCTGTTGGGTTTTCTCTTATTATTGGGTTAATGGTATTGCTAATTGTTTGTTTGAGTTGGGAGTTCATACATAAAGAAAACCCTAGAGCTGTGGAAGTTAGTTCACAAATATTGGTGGGGATGCTATTGTCCATTTATTTGGCCATGTGGATGTGGTGGCCAAATTATTCAGCTTCAGGGGTTTACGTGGCTTGCGGCGGCTTATTCAAGTCGCCTATGTTTTGGGTTGCAATTTTAGAAGTTGTTGGGATTTTTATTATTAGTGGGTTAGTGACGTTGCTAATTGCTTACCTGAGTTGGAAGTTCATATATAAAGGGAACCCAAGAGCTGTGGCAGTTAGTTTGATTTCCGATGAATGA
- the LOC131609902 gene encoding uncharacterized protein LOC131609902 isoform X1 gives MSFNASQAPIWGADLAPWHGIEQEEFDLDDWASVGEADLAPQHEIEQGEFDPVDWNWSRNTSSENERPMGFDQFYDWLDGQTHNPNRISAQMPARYVQENGRNNGLQQNDSIWWSFISFAAGSVRNLSPTQHRFLLMLFAGTLSVLTKTCTTQFESFQFGKTTYTPEEAFYTFFLEVAHIISFIICWIITFILILPLQHALQIFFGLLCSAIIYFVRMEEKTSTSGVHVAWGDSLKVPLFWFAFIQAVGFSLIIGLMVLLIVCLSWEFIHKENPRAVEVSSQILVGMLLSIYLAMWMWWPNYSASGVYVACGGLFKSPMFWVAILEVVGIFIISGLVTLLIAYLSWKFIYKGNPRAVAVSLISDE, from the exons ATGTCTTTCAATGCGTCGCAGGCACCAATCTGGGGGGCAGATTTGGCTCCATGGCATGGTATAGAGCAGGAGGAATTTGATCTTGATGATTGG GCATCAGTCGGGGAGGCAGATTTGGCTCCACAGCATGAAATAGAGCAGGGGGAATTTGATCCTGTTGATTGG AACTGGAGCAGGAATACATCAAGTGAAAATGAGAGGCCCATGGGATTCGATCAG TTTTATGATTGGTTGGACGGGCAGACACATAACCCGAATAGAATATCAGCTCAGATGCCCGCGAGATATGTTCAG gaaaatggaagaaataatggaCTCCAACAAAATGATTCTATCTGGTGgtcttttatttcttttgcagcTGGGAGTGTGCGAAATCTTTCTCCAACACAACATAGATTCTTACTAATGTTATTCGCAGGCACCCTAAGTGTCCTCACAAAAACCTGCACCACTCAATTTGAATCCTTTCAATTTGGAAAAACCACATACACCCCTGAGGAAGCATTTTATACATTCTTCCTGGAAGTAGCACATATCATCAGTTTCATAATATGCTGGATTATAACTTTTATCCTCATTTTGCCGCTACAACATGCACTCCAAATATTTTTTGGGCTACTTTGTTCAGCAATCATTTATTTTGTTCGGATGGAAGAAAAGACTTCGACTTCAGGGGTTCATGTGGCTTGGGGAGACTCACTTAAGGTGCCTCTGTTTTGGTTTGCATTTATACAGGCTGTTGGGTTTTCTCTTATTATTGGGTTAATGGTATTGCTAATTGTTTGTTTGAGTTGGGAGTTCATACATAAAGAAAACCCTAGAGCTGTGGAAGTTAGTTCACAAATATTGGTGGGGATGCTATTGTCCATTTATTTGGCCATGTGGATGTGGTGGCCAAATTATTCAGCTTCAGGGGTTTACGTGGCTTGCGGCGGCTTATTCAAGTCGCCTATGTTTTGGGTTGCAATTTTAGAAGTTGTTGGGATTTTTATTATTAGTGGGTTAGTGACGTTGCTAATTGCTTACCTGAGTTGGAAGTTCATATATAAAGGGAACCCAAGAGCTGTGGCAGTTAGTTTGATTTCCGATGAATGA
- the LOC131609902 gene encoding uncharacterized protein LOC131609902 isoform X5: MGFDQFYDWLDGQTHNPNRISAQMPARYVQENGRNNGLQQNDSIWWSFISFAAGSVRNLSPTQHRFLLMLFAGTLSVLTKTCTTQFESFQFGKTTYTPEEAFYTFFLEVAHIISFIICWIITFILILPLQHALQIFFGLLCSAIIYFVRMEEKTSTSGVHVAWGDSLKVPLFWFAFIQAVGFSLIIGLMVLLIVCLSWEFIHKENPRAVEVSSQILVGMLLSIYLAMWMWWPNYSASGVYVACGGLFKSPMFWVAILEVVGIFIISGLVTLLIAYLSWKFIYKGNPRAVAVSLISDE; this comes from the exons ATGGGATTCGATCAG TTTTATGATTGGTTGGACGGGCAGACACATAACCCGAATAGAATATCAGCTCAGATGCCCGCGAGATATGTTCAG gaaaatggaagaaataatggaCTCCAACAAAATGATTCTATCTGGTGgtcttttatttcttttgcagcTGGGAGTGTGCGAAATCTTTCTCCAACACAACATAGATTCTTACTAATGTTATTCGCAGGCACCCTAAGTGTCCTCACAAAAACCTGCACCACTCAATTTGAATCCTTTCAATTTGGAAAAACCACATACACCCCTGAGGAAGCATTTTATACATTCTTCCTGGAAGTAGCACATATCATCAGTTTCATAATATGCTGGATTATAACTTTTATCCTCATTTTGCCGCTACAACATGCACTCCAAATATTTTTTGGGCTACTTTGTTCAGCAATCATTTATTTTGTTCGGATGGAAGAAAAGACTTCGACTTCAGGGGTTCATGTGGCTTGGGGAGACTCACTTAAGGTGCCTCTGTTTTGGTTTGCATTTATACAGGCTGTTGGGTTTTCTCTTATTATTGGGTTAATGGTATTGCTAATTGTTTGTTTGAGTTGGGAGTTCATACATAAAGAAAACCCTAGAGCTGTGGAAGTTAGTTCACAAATATTGGTGGGGATGCTATTGTCCATTTATTTGGCCATGTGGATGTGGTGGCCAAATTATTCAGCTTCAGGGGTTTACGTGGCTTGCGGCGGCTTATTCAAGTCGCCTATGTTTTGGGTTGCAATTTTAGAAGTTGTTGGGATTTTTATTATTAGTGGGTTAGTGACGTTGCTAATTGCTTACCTGAGTTGGAAGTTCATATATAAAGGGAACCCAAGAGCTGTGGCAGTTAGTTTGATTTCCGATGAATGA
- the LOC131609902 gene encoding uncharacterized protein LOC131609902 isoform X3, with translation MSFNASQAPIWGADLAPWHGIEQEEFDLDDWASVGEADLAPQHEIEQGEFDPVDWNWSRNTSSENERPMGFDQENGRNNGLQQNDSIWWSFISFAAGSVRNLSPTQHRFLLMLFAGTLSVLTKTCTTQFESFQFGKTTYTPEEAFYTFFLEVAHIISFIICWIITFILILPLQHALQIFFGLLCSAIIYFVRMEEKTSTSGVHVAWGDSLKVPLFWFAFIQAVGFSLIIGLMVLLIVCLSWEFIHKENPRAVEVSSQILVGMLLSIYLAMWMWWPNYSASGVYVACGGLFKSPMFWVAILEVVGIFIISGLVTLLIAYLSWKFIYKGNPRAVAVSLISDE, from the exons ATGTCTTTCAATGCGTCGCAGGCACCAATCTGGGGGGCAGATTTGGCTCCATGGCATGGTATAGAGCAGGAGGAATTTGATCTTGATGATTGG GCATCAGTCGGGGAGGCAGATTTGGCTCCACAGCATGAAATAGAGCAGGGGGAATTTGATCCTGTTGATTGG AACTGGAGCAGGAATACATCAAGTGAAAATGAGAGGCCCATGGGATTCGATCAG gaaaatggaagaaataatggaCTCCAACAAAATGATTCTATCTGGTGgtcttttatttcttttgcagcTGGGAGTGTGCGAAATCTTTCTCCAACACAACATAGATTCTTACTAATGTTATTCGCAGGCACCCTAAGTGTCCTCACAAAAACCTGCACCACTCAATTTGAATCCTTTCAATTTGGAAAAACCACATACACCCCTGAGGAAGCATTTTATACATTCTTCCTGGAAGTAGCACATATCATCAGTTTCATAATATGCTGGATTATAACTTTTATCCTCATTTTGCCGCTACAACATGCACTCCAAATATTTTTTGGGCTACTTTGTTCAGCAATCATTTATTTTGTTCGGATGGAAGAAAAGACTTCGACTTCAGGGGTTCATGTGGCTTGGGGAGACTCACTTAAGGTGCCTCTGTTTTGGTTTGCATTTATACAGGCTGTTGGGTTTTCTCTTATTATTGGGTTAATGGTATTGCTAATTGTTTGTTTGAGTTGGGAGTTCATACATAAAGAAAACCCTAGAGCTGTGGAAGTTAGTTCACAAATATTGGTGGGGATGCTATTGTCCATTTATTTGGCCATGTGGATGTGGTGGCCAAATTATTCAGCTTCAGGGGTTTACGTGGCTTGCGGCGGCTTATTCAAGTCGCCTATGTTTTGGGTTGCAATTTTAGAAGTTGTTGGGATTTTTATTATTAGTGGGTTAGTGACGTTGCTAATTGCTTACCTGAGTTGGAAGTTCATATATAAAGGGAACCCAAGAGCTGTGGCAGTTAGTTTGATTTCCGATGAATGA